A genomic window from Purpureocillium takamizusanense chromosome 2, complete sequence includes:
- a CDS encoding uncharacterized protein (COG:S~antiSMASH:Cluster_2.4~EggNog:ENOG503P6MH) codes for MTTKTTTTAEEKRYGEYDGGCHCGYISFSFKLSPPLDEYTVLNCSCSICRRLGYLLIYPPYEDVTWHNGSKERCSVYEFNTKTKGQLFCPKCGASICIDFRERDPKTYGISARAINGIDLDRLNYRKLDGVNKVGPAGDLSGQEYKSQ; via the exons atgacgacgaagacgacaacgacagcTGAAGAGAAGCGCTACGGGGAGTACGACGGGGGTTGCCACTGCGGCTACATCAGCTTCTCGTTCaagctgtcgccgccgctcgacgaGTACACGGTGCTCAACTGCAGCTGCTCCATCTGCCGGCGCCTGGGCTATCTCCTCATCT ACCCGCCGTACGAGGACGTCACGTGGCACAATGGATCCAAGGAGCGCTGCTCGGTGTATGAG TTCAACACAAAAACCAAGGGCCAGCTCTTCTGCCCCAAGTGCGGGGCGAGCATCTGCATCGACTTTCGCGAGCGCGACCCCAAGACCTACGGAATCAGC GCACGGGCCATCAACGGCATCGACCTGGACAGGCTCAACTACCgcaagctcgacggcgtcaacaAAGTCGGTCCCGCGGGGGACCTGTCGGGCCAGGAATATAAGAGccagtag
- a CDS encoding putative secondary metabolism biosynthetic enzyme (antiSMASH:Cluster_2.4~EggNog:ENOG503NTW1~SMCOG1001:short-chain dehydrogenase/reductase SDR~COG:Q) — translation MSAAPSAAFYALIAGTGSGTGAAAALRFARSYPVVLLARSPASYQPVVDQIRAAGGVAHGLSADVADPAALDAALASVESDLLPGARLAAAVYNANAGFAVKPFLDLTVGDLDASLGTGAYGLFHFAQRTIPLLLAAVPSSPHPPSLIVTGATASVRGSARFASFAAAKFAQRALAQSLAREFGPRGVHVALAIVDGSIDTPWGKDRVANGGVDDGKIKPEAIAESYWHLHTQHRSAFTQELDLRPYVEKF, via the exons ATGTCCGCCGCCCCTTCCGCCGCCTTCtacgccctcatcgccggcaccggctccggcaccggcgccgccgccgccctccgctTCGCCCGGTCCTaccccgtcgtcctcctcgcccgctcccccgcctcctatcagcccgtcgtcgaccagatccgcgccgccggcggcgtcgcccacggactctccgccgacgtcgccgacccggccgccctcgacgcagcCCTCGCCTCCGTCGAGTCCGacctcctccccggcgcgcgcctcgccgccgccgtctacaacgccaacgccggctTCGCCGTCAAGCCGTTCCTCGATCTCACCGTCGGGGACCTCGATGCCAgcctcggcaccggcgc CTACGGCCTCTTCCACTTCGCCCAACGCAccatccccctcctcctcgccgccgtcccctcctccccgcaCCCGCCCTCCctcatcgtcaccggcgccaccgcctccgtccgcggcagcgcccgcttcgcctccttcgccgccgccaagttcgcccagcgcgccctcgcccagtccctcgcccgcgagttcggcccccgcggcgtccacgtcgccctcgccatcgtcgacggcagcatcgacacCCCCTGGGGCAAGGACCGCGTCGCCAAcgggggcgtcgacgacggcaagatcAAGCCCGAAGCT ATTGCTGAAAGCTACTGGCATCTGCACACCCAGCATAGATCTGCCTTTACACAGGAGCTGGACCTCCGCCCCTACGTTGAAAAGTTCTAA
- a CDS encoding putative secondary metabolism biosynthetic enzyme, variant 2 (antiSMASH:Cluster_2.4~EggNog:ENOG503NTW1~SMCOG1001:short-chain dehydrogenase/reductase SDR~COG:Q), with amino-acid sequence MSAAPSAAFYALIAGTGSGTGAAAALRFARSYPVVLLARSPASYQPVVDQIRAAGGVAHGLSADVADPAALDAALASVESDLLPGARLAAAVYNANAGFAVKPFLDLTVGDLDASLGTGAYGLFHFAQRTIPLLLAAVPSSPHPPSLIVTGATASVRGSARFASFAAAKFAQRALAQSLAREFGPRGVHVALAIVDGSIDTPWGKDRVANGGVDDGKIKPEAVSLARARTLLSLSHSPFPFPFALDVARGC; translated from the exons ATGTCCGCCGCCCCTTCCGCCGCCTTCtacgccctcatcgccggcaccggctccggcaccggcgccgccgccgccctccgctTCGCCCGGTCCTaccccgtcgtcctcctcgcccgctcccccgcctcctatcagcccgtcgtcgaccagatccgcgccgccggcggcgtcgcccacggactctccgccgacgtcgccgacccggccgccctcgacgcagcCCTCGCCTCCGTCGAGTCCGacctcctccccggcgcgcgcctcgccgccgccgtctacaacgccaacgccggctTCGCCGTCAAGCCGTTCCTCGATCTCACCGTCGGGGACCTCGATGCCAgcctcggcaccggcgc CTACGGCCTCTTCCACTTCGCCCAACGCAccatccccctcctcctcgccgccgtcccctcctccccgcaCCCGCCCTCCctcatcgtcaccggcgccaccgcctccgtccgcggcagcgcccgcttcgcctccttcgccgccgccaagttcgcccagcgcgccctcgcccagtccctcgcccgcgagttcggcccccgcggcgtccacgtcgccctcgccatcgtcgacggcagcatcgacacCCCCTGGGGCAAGGACCGCGTCGCCAAcgggggcgtcgacgacggcaagatcAAGCCCGAAGCTGTAAGCcttgcgcgcgcacgcacactgctctctctctctcactctcccTTTCCCTTTCCCTTTGCCCTCGACGTTGCGCGCGGATGCTGA
- a CDS encoding uncharacterized protein (antiSMASH:Cluster_2.4~COG:U~EggNog:ENOG503NZ4W~TransMembrane:3 (i173-191o197-213i368-393o)), with protein sequence MNVNEHVVPSGQHYSGRNRVPNIQQFMEQLDKEKKERDAAIDADLGKNKQSKEVKDHKNTEKPTRKDLRTVRDPVTGKDVDIRDAQMDFKEAADNPQMSIPNENLGKQTTAKVSSNQSGEEYRRAQDILAPPDPVQEGATSDVPIRSEKTSVLFYKTPSVSYEPMFASLERKANILCLGIFIAIVFIGKFFGGRLLGLVPLGFCVASGVFLWVKDVIRQGRDVEWSSEQERGETATVNLIPESVEWMNTAIGIVWGLINPEMFASVADTLEDVMAASVPGIIEHVRVANIQQGNNPIRILNMRALPDSHVQDIKDEIHKENERTMDPNELAAAEQAGSFYNMEVSVAYHAKPSGEDVASKARNMGMQLVFYLGIKGLFGVPLPIWVELIGLVATARVRLQLTPDPPFLKAVTFTLMGIPKVQAGCTPMVEKGVNILNLPLISNFVNWAIGAAASMYVAPKSMTIDMSKMLQGDDIKKETLAMGVMFIRIHKATGLSKQDQRGSKGGGSDPYITISWSKFGKPQFCTRVIQDDLNPVFEETCGLLVTSDLIIADEQLSMELWDSDRSSADDVVGKVELSIQKLIQHPGKMFPQVSKLRGVKSDSSMPGELHWEVGFFGKTQFRKALRTQGQDIKLPKELADKPEFQEDKGTIESTEEDAVVHTPPDPLWPSGVLSVVVHQIVGLELANVKGSDGKRKGKEYEPARPEAGEVKEEQGRKLPSSYCTILVNDDLVYKTRTKVVSSQPIFNAGTEKFVRDWRSCVVTVAVRDSRNRQHDPIIGVVPLKLSDVLQTSSESTRWYPLDGGIGFGRVRISLLFRSVELKLPPPQLGWDIGTFEFISDTIALTNYAPGNHVKLRLRTGGSSASVKKHFSKKTENGMEINITGEDGQHRMRLPVRHRYRSPVFFELYSGGSRNPDAYAAAWLLELTDGEERDFDLPIFKCDNRLRLSQNYITQDNYKEIPDMDIEEVGRIRFRGRFSAGTDTDHIRFVSDNDSRETIEAWEACYAEGVREQEVHAEVPPLVQKLHDESLTHGRDVLAQADEKDKEKWLAKDGTDWSGAFGKDPRELMSANNANPDSEEYDEFDQDDVDEDEDSSSNPDLGLQDGYSDQSSDAGRRSMDTQGTGGTSSSTQSSSSKNPIKAYKDYKTRSRDLHRKHRGLMQWRPMRNAQFAKDEAKYAVRKVTKLGALDGRQPDVETEV encoded by the exons ATGAACGTCAACGAGCATGTGGTGCCCTCGGGGCAGCACTACAGCGGGCGCAACCGCGTGCCCAACATCCAGCAGTTCatggagcagctcgacaaggagaagaaggagcgcgacgccgcaatcgacgccgacctcggCAAGAACAAGCAGAGCAAGGAGGTCAAGGACCACAAGAACACGGAGAAGCCCACGCGCAAGGACCTGCGGACCGTCCGCGACCCCGTCACCGGTAAGGATGTGGACATTCGCGACGCCCAGATGGACTTTaaggaggcggccgacaACCCGCAG ATGTCAATTCCAAACGAGAACCTCGGCAAGCAAACGACCGCCAAGGTCTCCTCGAACCAGTCTGGAGAAGAGTACCGCCGTGCCCAAGACATTCTGGCGCCTCCAGACCCCGTCCAGGAGGGCGCCACATCAGACGTGCCCATCCGCAGCGAAAAGACGTCGGTGCTCTTTTACAAGACGCCCTCGGTCAGCTACGAGCCCATGTTTGCCTCTCTCGAGCGCAAGGCAAATATCCTCTGCCTCGGCATCTTCATTGCCATTGTCTTCATCGGCAAGTTCTTCGGCGGCAGGCTCCTGGGACTTGTTCCCCTCGGCTTTTGCGTTGCTTCCGGCGTCTTTCTCTGGGTCAAGGACGTGATCCGCCAGGGTCGCGACGTCGAGTGGTCCAGCGAGCAAgagcgcggcgagacggccacGGTCAATCTCATCCCCGAGTCTGTCGAGTGGATGAACACGGCCATTGGCATTGTCTGGGGCCTCATTAACCCCGAGATGTTTGCTTCCGTGGCCGATAC GCTGGAAGACGTCATGGCCGCATCTGTCCCCGGAATCATCGAGCACGTCCGAGTCGCCAACATTCAGCAGGGAAACAACCCCATCCGCATCCTTAACATGAGAGCCCTGCCCGACTCGCACGTGCAGGACATCAAGGACGAAATTCACAAAGAAAATGAGAGAACAATGGACCCCaacgagctcgccgccgccgagcaagCCGGCTCGTTTTACAACATGGAAGTCTCTGTGGCCTATCACGCAAAACCAtccggcgaggacgtcgcctCCAAAGCCCGAAACATGGGCATGCAGCTCGTCTTTTATCTGGGCATCAAAGGACTCTTTGGCGTTCCCTTGCCAATCTGGGTAGAGCTGATCGGTCTCGTTGCGACAGCACGAGTGCGACTCCAGCTCACCCCTGATCCACCTTTCCTCAAAGCCGTGACGTTCACTCTTATGGGCATCCCCAAGGTTCAAGCCGGATGCACGCCCATGGTCGAAAAGGGCGTCAACATCCTCAATCTGCCCCTGATTTCCAACTTTGTCAACTGGGCCATCGGTGCGGCCGCGTCCATGTACGTGGCGCCAAAGAGCATGACCATTGACATGAGCAAGATgctccagggcgacgacatcaagaAGGAGACGCTGGCAATGGGCGTCATGTTCATTCGCATCCACAAGGCGACTGGCCTCAGCAAGCAAGACCAGAGGGGAAGCAAGGGCGGCGGTTCGGATCCATACATTACCATCAGCTGGAGCAAGTTTGGAAAGCCGCAGTTCTGCACCCGCGTCATTCAAGATGACCTCAACCCTGTCTTCGAGGAGACCTGTGGCCTTTTGGTCACCAGcgacctcatcatcgccgacgagcagctctcCATGGAACTGTGGGACAGCGACCGCTCGTCCGCCGACGATGTCGTGGGCAAGGTTGAGCTCAGCATCCAGAAGCTCATCCAGCACCCTGGAAAGATGTTCCCACAGGTATCGAAACTCCGTGGCGTCAAATCTGACAGCAGCATGCCCGGTGAGCTCCACTGGGAGGTCGGCTTCTTCGGCAAGACGCAGTTCCGCAAGGCGCTTCGTACTCAGGGTCAGGACATTAAGCTGCCCAAGGAGCTGGCCGATAAACCTGAGTTCCAGGAAGACAAGGGCACCATTGAGtcgacggaggaggatgccgtcgTGCACACACCGCCTGATCCTCTGTGGCCCTCGGGCGTcctcagcgtcgtcgtccatcagATTGTCGGCCTGGAACTTGCCAATGTCAAGGGGTCCGATGGAAAGCGAAAGGGTAAGGAGTACGAACCGGCCCGGCCAGAAGCAGGTGAAGTCAAGGAGGAGCAAGGACGCAAGCTGCCGAGCTCGTACTGTACGATTCTTGTCAACGACGACCTCGTTTACAAGACGAGGACCAAGGTCGTCTCCTCGCAGCCCATCTTCAACGCCGGTACCGAAAAGTTTGTCCGCGACTGGCGGTCCTGCGTGGTCACTGTTGCTGTGCGCGACTCGCGCAATCGGCAGCATGATCCCATTATCGGCGTTGTGCCCCTGAAGCTGTCCGATGTGCTGCAGACGAGCAGCGAGTCCACCAGGTGGTATcctctcgacggcggcatcggcttcGGCCGCGTCCGCATCTCTCTGCTCTTCCGTTCTGTCGAGCTGAAGCTGCCCCCGCCTCAATTGGGCTGGGACATTGGCACGTTTGAGTTCATATCCGACACCATTGCCCTGACCAACTACGCACCCGGCAATCATGTCAAGTTGAGGCTGCGCACCGGCGGATCTTCAGCTTCGGTTAAGAAGCACTTTTCGAAGAAGACAGAAAATGGCATGGAGATTAACATTACGGGCGAAGACGGACAGCACCGAATGCGGCTGCCTGTCCGCCACAGGTACCGATCGCCGGTTTTCTTCGAGCTGTACTCTGGAGGGAGTCGCAATCCCGACGCATACGCCGCGGCCTGGCTCCTGGAACtcaccgacggcgaggagcgcgactTTGATCTTCCCATCTTCAAATGCGACAACAGGCTGCGACTTTCGCAAAACTACATCACCCAGGACAATTACAAAGAGATTCCTGATATGGACATTGAGGAGGTTGGCCGCATCAGGTTCCGGGGCCGCTTCTCTGCTGGCACCGACACCGACCACATCCGCTTCGTCAGCGACAACGACTCCCGGGAGACGATTGAGGCTTGGGAGGCTTGCTACGCCGAGGGAGTGCGCGAGCAAGAGGTCCATGCAGAGGTGCCGCCTTTGGTCCAGAAGCTGCATGACGAGTCGTTGACGcacggccgcgacgtgctCGCCCAGGCAGACGAaaaggacaaggagaagtggctggccaaggacggcacGGACTGGAGCGGCGCGTTCGGCAAAGACCCACGGGAGCTCATGTCTGCAAATAATGCCAATCCCGATAGCGAAGAGTACGATGAGTTTGACcaagacgacgtcgacgaggatgaagacagcagcagcaatccCGATCTCGGCCTCCAGGATGGTTACTCGGATCAGAGCAGTgacgctgggcggcggtcgaTGGACACGCAAGGGACGGGGGGCACAAGCTCGTCAACtcaaagcagcagcagcaagaacCCCATCAAAGCTTACAAGGACTACAAGACGCGCAGCCGCGACCTGCATCGCAAGCACAGGGGGTTGATGCAGTGGCGGCCGATGCGCAACGCGCAGTTtgccaaggacgaggccaagtACGCCGTGAGAAAGGTGACGAAGCTGGGAGCTCTGGACGGGCGCCAGCCGGATGTTGAGACGGAGGTCTAA